The following nucleotide sequence is from Candidatus Rokuibacteriota bacterium.
ATCCGCCCGGCGATCGCCCTGGAGCAGAAGAACCCGGTGCGGACGGCGCGCTCCACCGTCGGCACGGCGACCGAGCTCCACGACTACCTGCGCCTGCTCTTCGCCAAGGTCGGGCGCGTCCACTGCCCCAAATGCGGCAGCGAGGCGAGGAGCGACTCGGCCGAGCGCGTGGCGGACGAGCTGATCCGCGACCACCCGGGCGCGCGCGCCCTGGTCTGCTTCCCCCTGCCGGCCGCGCCGCGCCCCGATCCGAAGGCATTCGTGGCCGCGCTCGTGCAGCGCGGCTTCGCCCGCATCAAGGTGGGCGAGACGCTGCTCGATCTGGCCGATGCGCAGTCGCCGGGCGTCACCCTGCCTGCCCTCGACGGCCAGCCCGTCCAGGTCGTGCTCGACCGCGTCACACTTTCGCCCGGGAGCCGGCGCCGCGTCACCGAGTCGATCGAGACGGCTCTCAGCGAGGGCGACGGGCGCGCCACCGTGGAAATCGTCGGACATGGCCCGCTGACCGTGAGCCGCGAGTTTCGCTGCCCGCGCTGCGATATGCCCCTCGCGCGGCCCCAGCCCCTCCTCTTCTCGTTCAACCATCCGCTCGGCGCCTGCCCCGAGTGCAAGGGCTTCGGCAATATCTTGCGCTACGACGAGGCGCTCGTCGTGCCCGACCCCTCGCGCAGCATCGGCGAGGGCGCCGTCGCGCCCTGGTCGCAGCCCTCGGGACGCCGGTACCAGAAGCAGCTCCTGAAGGCGGCCAAGAAGCGGGGCGTGGACATCTCGCGCCCTTACGCCCAACTCGCCCAGAAGGACCGCGAATGGATCTACCAGGGCGGCGACGATTTCCCCGGGATCCAGGGTTTCTTCGAGGAGGTCGAGGGCTACCGCTACAAGCTCCACGTCCGCGTCTTCCTCTCCCGCTACCGCAGCCAGTGGCCCTGCCCGCGCTGCGGCGGGGCGCGGCTCCGTCCCGAGGCGCTGACGGTCACGGTCGGCGACGCCACCATCGCCGACTGGAACGCCAAGACCGTCGAGGACCTCAACACCTTCCTGGAATCCATCAGCTTCTCGCCGGGGGAGGCGGCGGTGGGGCGCGAGGCGCTCAAGCTGCTGCGCGCCAAGCTCTCCTTCCTCCAGCGAGTCGGGCTCGGCTACCTGACCCTCGGACGCCAGACGCGCACGCTCTCGGGCGGCGAGGCCCAGCGCATCAACCTCGCCAACCAGCTGGGCGCGCAGCTCGTGGGCACGCTGTACGTGCTCGACGAGCCCTCGATCGGGCTCCACGCGCGCGACACCGAGCGGCTGGCCGAGCTCTGCCGCGAGCTGGCGCAGGCGGGCAACACCGTCATCATCGTCGAGCACGACCGCTCCTTCATCGAGTCCGCCGACTACCTGGTCGAGATGGGGCCGGGGTCGGGCGAGCGGGGCGGCGCGGTCGTCTTTGCGGGCACCCAGGCTGAGTTCGCCAAGGACCCGCGCTCGCTCACCGCCGCGTACCTGACCGGCCGCGAGAGCATCCTGGTGCCGCTGACCCGGCGGGAGGGGCGTCGTGCCCTCGTGATCCGAGGGGCGCGCGAGCACAACCTGAAGAACCTGACCGTGCGCATCCCGCTCCATACGCTCACCTGCGTCACGGGCGTCTCGGGCTCCGGCAAGTCCACGCTCGTCCACGACACGCTCTACCGCGTGCTGGCGCGCCACTTCAAGATCGAGCCGGCGCGTCCCGGCGCCCACGACGAAGTCCTCGGGATGGAGTTCATCAAGGGCATCCACCTGATCAACCAAGAGCCGATCGGCCGCACGCCGCGCTCGAATCCCGTCACCTACGTCAAGGCCTTCGACGAGATTCGCAAGCTCTTCGCCGGGCTGCCGCGGGCCAAGGCGCTTGGGCTCGCCGCGGGCGCCTTCTCCATCAACGTGCCCGGCGGGCGCTGCGAGGCCTGCCAGGGCGACGGCCTGCAGAAGCTCGAGATGTACTTCTTCGAAG
It contains:
- the uvrA gene encoding excinuclease ABC subunit UvrA; this translates as MAQPLWLRIEGARQNNLKNVTLAIPHDRVTVVTGVSGSGKSSLAFDTIFAEGQWRYIESLSAYARMFLERLDRPDVDRIEHIRPAIALEQKNPVRTARSTVGTATELHDYLRLLFAKVGRVHCPKCGSEARSDSAERVADELIRDHPGARALVCFPLPAAPRPDPKAFVAALVQRGFARIKVGETLLDLADAQSPGVTLPALDGQPVQVVLDRVTLSPGSRRRVTESIETALSEGDGRATVEIVGHGPLTVSREFRCPRCDMPLARPQPLLFSFNHPLGACPECKGFGNILRYDEALVVPDPSRSIGEGAVAPWSQPSGRRYQKQLLKAAKKRGVDISRPYAQLAQKDREWIYQGGDDFPGIQGFFEEVEGYRYKLHVRVFLSRYRSQWPCPRCGGARLRPEALTVTVGDATIADWNAKTVEDLNTFLESISFSPGEAAVGREALKLLRAKLSFLQRVGLGYLTLGRQTRTLSGGEAQRINLANQLGAQLVGTLYVLDEPSIGLHARDTERLAELCRELAQAGNTVIIVEHDRSFIESADYLVEMGPGSGERGGAVVFAGTQAEFAKDPRSLTAAYLTGRESILVPLTRREGRRALVIRGAREHNLKNLTVRIPLHTLTCVTGVSGSGKSTLVHDTLYRVLARHFKIEPARPGAHDEVLGMEFIKGIHLINQEPIGRTPRSNPVTYVKAFDEIRKLFAGLPRAKALGLAAGAFSINVPGGRCEACQGDGLQKLEMYFFEDVYVTCQECEGRRYRPDVLQVTYKNRNISQVLKQTVDEAVEFFGAQPVLARRLKVLQEVGLGYLRLGQPATTLSGGEAQRLKIAAELSARLASDMLYILDEPTTGLHLDDVKKLLVVLNRLVDAGNTVLVVEHHLDVVKTADWVIDLGPEGGAAGGEIVVEGTPEQVAQSVGSYTGKFLRDLLPRPNGLPRNNDQPRPIRKSGAGRH